Proteins from a single region of Candidatus Babeliales bacterium:
- a CDS encoding ATP-dependent RecD-like DNA helicase codes for MLETEIIQGIVDRVIYQNQENGFAVFVVQVNAHNGVTVKGYVPTITAGEQVLVRGIWNMHQKFGKQFDAQSCEKQAPTSILGLKKYLSSGLIKGIGPVYGDKLVAAFGEKVLEVIDKTPERLMSVPGIGAKRVEKIIAAWKDQKEISNIMVFLQNKGISTTYAVKIYKQYKEQSIAIIEENPYRLAQDIWGIGFKTADQIAQNSGIAPDCKRRITAAMLHLIRTTASDGNLYIQLEDLKKETAELLELEFDAIQHTIKCALHDLYNADKIKLLTHEDIHYITLPSFYFAEKGIAYKLNTLMTYPAHHTFDIPQIAQFLQKDASNSVALNQQQQLGILACLQHKVTIITGGPGTGKTTLIKKLLTLLDTQRVKYCLAAPTGRAAKRITEGTGRPASTLHRLLDFDVSTMSFRHNENNALPVDFLIVDEASMIDVFLAHALIKALPYSAHLVLIGDIDQLPSVGAGNFLHDMIVSKKIMTISLQHIFRQAQDSLIVINAHKINNGEFPTTEHENSRKDFIFIKEDNPENIPQHLETIYAKALRHYGIHKDDTIVLTPMHRGVAGTQKLNHDLQQMLNGHTSGPMITYSGAQFQVGDRVMQLRNNYDKHVFNGDIGVIETINPEDKIIHVRFLENVVEYEASDLSELVHAYAISIHKSQGSEFSAVVIPLFMQHFMMLQRNLIYTAVTRAKKLCIIIGQSRAIAMGIKNNKSVERITFLQQFLTTDLACR; via the coding sequence ATGCTTGAAACTGAAATTATACAAGGTATTGTTGATCGCGTTATTTATCAAAATCAGGAAAATGGATTTGCCGTTTTTGTGGTGCAGGTTAATGCTCATAATGGTGTTACGGTGAAAGGATATGTTCCTACTATCACTGCAGGTGAACAGGTATTGGTGCGTGGTATTTGGAATATGCATCAAAAATTTGGAAAACAGTTTGATGCGCAGTCATGCGAAAAACAGGCACCCACTTCTATTTTAGGCCTTAAAAAATATTTAAGTTCAGGGCTTATCAAAGGTATTGGACCAGTTTATGGAGATAAACTGGTCGCTGCTTTTGGTGAAAAAGTTCTTGAAGTTATTGATAAAACACCAGAACGTCTTATGTCTGTTCCTGGTATTGGTGCAAAGCGTGTTGAAAAAATTATTGCTGCGTGGAAAGATCAAAAAGAGATTTCCAATATCATGGTATTCTTGCAAAACAAAGGTATCTCCACTACCTATGCAGTAAAAATTTATAAACAGTACAAAGAACAATCGATTGCCATTATTGAGGAAAATCCATATCGTCTTGCACAAGATATTTGGGGTATTGGTTTTAAAACTGCAGATCAAATAGCACAAAACAGTGGCATTGCTCCCGATTGCAAACGACGTATCACGGCAGCAATGTTACATCTCATTCGAACAACAGCATCCGATGGTAACTTGTACATTCAACTTGAAGATCTCAAAAAAGAAACAGCGGAATTACTTGAATTAGAATTTGATGCTATACAACACACAATCAAATGCGCACTGCACGATCTGTACAATGCAGACAAAATAAAATTGCTGACTCATGAGGATATTCACTATATTACGTTGCCGTCATTTTATTTCGCAGAAAAGGGCATTGCATACAAGCTGAATACATTAATGACATATCCTGCGCATCATACGTTTGATATTCCGCAGATAGCACAATTTTTGCAAAAAGATGCATCTAATTCTGTTGCGCTTAACCAGCAGCAGCAATTAGGTATTTTGGCCTGTTTGCAACACAAAGTTACTATTATTACCGGTGGCCCTGGAACTGGTAAAACAACGCTGATTAAAAAATTATTAACATTGCTTGATACGCAACGTGTTAAGTATTGTCTAGCCGCACCTACCGGAAGAGCTGCAAAGCGCATTACCGAAGGAACAGGAAGACCTGCGAGCACGCTGCACCGTTTGCTTGATTTTGATGTAAGCACCATGAGTTTTAGGCACAATGAAAACAATGCATTGCCCGTTGATTTTTTGATTGTTGATGAAGCATCAATGATTGATGTGTTCCTTGCACATGCATTGATCAAAGCTTTACCATATTCTGCGCATCTTGTTTTGATTGGTGATATTGATCAATTGCCATCGGTTGGTGCAGGTAATTTTTTACACGATATGATTGTAAGCAAAAAAATTATGACCATAAGTTTGCAGCATATTTTTAGACAGGCGCAAGATAGTTTGATTGTGATAAACGCCCATAAAATTAATAATGGTGAGTTTCCCACAACAGAACATGAAAACTCGCGTAAAGATTTTATTTTTATAAAAGAAGATAATCCAGAAAATATACCACAACATCTTGAAACAATTTATGCAAAGGCATTACGGCATTATGGCATTCATAAAGATGATACAATTGTGTTAACACCGATGCACCGTGGTGTTGCAGGCACACAAAAGCTAAACCATGATTTGCAGCAGATGCTTAATGGTCACACTAGCGGTCCTATGATTACCTATTCGGGAGCACAGTTTCAGGTTGGCGATCGGGTAATGCAGTTGCGCAATAACTACGATAAGCATGTATTTAATGGTGATATTGGTGTCATCGAAACGATTAATCCAGAAGATAAAATTATCCACGTACGTTTTCTTGAAAATGTAGTTGAATATGAAGCATCAGATTTGAGCGAACTAGTACATGCCTATGCAATTTCTATTCATAAAAGCCAAGGGTCAGAATTTTCTGCGGTTGTTATTCCTCTTTTTATGCAGCATTTTATGATGTTGCAACGCAATTTAATCTATACGGCCGTTACTCGCGCAAAAAAATTATGTATAATTATTGGACAATCACGCGCAATTGCTATGGGCATCAAAAATAATAAAAGTGTTGAGCGTATTACATTTTTACAACAATTTTTAACAACAGATTTGGCATGCAGATAA
- a CDS encoding ATP synthase F0 subunit C codes for MDGIFYAKAAAFLGAAITMGFGSLGPAIGQGIIGMKACENIGKYPESADKIRTTMVLALVVVESSSIYCLLISGALVIFGSRIG; via the coding sequence ATGGACGGAATCTTTTATGCAAAAGCGGCGGCATTTCTTGGTGCGGCAATAACAATGGGCTTTGGAAGTCTTGGCCCAGCAATTGGTCAAGGGATCATTGGCATGAAAGCCTGTGAAAATATTGGCAAATATCCAGAAAGTGCAGATAAAATTCGCACAACAATGGTTCTCGCCTTAGTCGTTGTAGAATCCTCTTCAATATACTGCCTTCTGATTTCTGGCGCATTAGTGATCTTTGGAAGTCGCATTGGATAA
- the atpH gene encoding ATP synthase F1 subunit delta, with protein MNSTPIDKIVAKKYAQAFMDVFPKSFAFSDVKKIEIAQKFLQTHKRTLFFLQLPQFDQERRKSMVADLIDYFSLPHAFAAIILLVVEHGRSYYIPDVLLWITQLYKEHINSIEFSIQCAQNLDEKHVESIKQFLGRLLTKNIIGIPSVDTSLIAGLRLQSSDYLWEYSIRKQIKALQTLK; from the coding sequence GTGAACAGCACACCTATTGATAAAATTGTTGCAAAAAAATATGCGCAAGCTTTTATGGATGTTTTTCCTAAATCTTTTGCTTTTAGCGATGTAAAGAAAATAGAAATAGCACAAAAGTTTTTACAAACACATAAGCGCACACTGTTTTTTTTACAACTACCACAATTTGATCAAGAAAGAAGAAAATCAATGGTTGCAGATCTTATTGATTATTTTTCACTTCCCCATGCTTTTGCAGCAATTATTCTGCTTGTTGTTGAACACGGCCGTTCTTATTATATTCCCGATGTACTATTATGGATTACACAATTATATAAAGAACACATAAACAGCATTGAGTTCTCTATTCAATGCGCTCAAAATCTTGATGAAAAACACGTTGAATCTATTAAACAATTTCTTGGGCGTTTACTTACTAAAAACATTATAGGCATACCATCTGTAGATACATCACTCATTGCAGGCCTTCGTTTACAAAGTAGTGATTATCTATGGGAATACTCAATACGCAAGCAAATTAAAGCCTTGCAAACATTGAAATGA